The following are encoded in a window of Punica granatum isolate Tunisia-2019 unplaced genomic scaffold, ASM765513v2 Contig00047, whole genome shotgun sequence genomic DNA:
- the LOC116189888 gene encoding uncharacterized protein LOC116189888: MIKFTSDWISSTTFKGLWGILRRSPHLQSLYFRPGFKYYPENGIEELLYQMPSCFLTELTKISVKFRNGIGGPEELFMVGIFLKKVVASREMVILFPEDCVGEENLLESLSKFPKGSKKCRISLQSQPMGRDWKILWD; encoded by the exons ATGATCAAGTTCACATCGGATTGGATAAGTTCTACAACTTTTAAGGGCCTTTGGGGGATATTGAGAAGATCTCCTCATCTTCAAAGCCTCTACTTTAGACCG GGATTTAAGTACTATCCAGAAAATGGAATAGAAGAGTTGCTATACCAAATGCCTTCATGTTTCCTCACAGAGCTCACAAAGATATCTGTCAAGTTTCGTAATGGGATAGGTGGCCCGGAAGAGCTTTTCATGGTTGGGATTTTCCTTAAGAAGGTTGTGGCTTCTAGAGAAATGGTTATCCTATTTCCCGAGGACTGTGTGGGCGAGGAGAATCTGTTGGAGAGTTTAAGCAAGTTTCCCAAGGGGTCAAAGAAATGTCGAATCTCATTGCAATCACAACCTATGGGTCGAGATTGGAAAATCTTGTGGGATTAA